AGTGATCTGTAAATCCAGTTGGTTTGGTCACATTTCAATGGATTAATGGAATCAAGTGTAAATTAAAATTCCATAACTGATGATCTATTAAGTTGTAACTTCATAATTTGTTCATGGTTAACAATAGGAATCCAAGAATTAAATCATCATGACTCTTGCATTAGTCATTTATATAAGTATTCTTATTATACAACTTTTTACAACTTATTTCACATATGCACTACAAATCAGGAAATAAGCCTGTTGTATCAATCTTTCAACAAACTCTTgattaaagaaagtaaaaaacattcaaatgatttgGATACAAAGTAACTGATACTACGTTATGCAGCTGGATTGTTGAACAAAGCCATCATTATGTgatttaatgaataaaactcACCTCTCTACTGTGGCTGCTCCCATCGCTGAAAGCAGCACTGCAAGGCTCAGTACTACAGAGTTGAGCATTGTCACTTTGTGAGAGTAAACTCCTTGTTTCCAAGTGTGAACTGTTTGTGAACCAACATCGGGATGTACAAGCTTGTATAGAAGTCATCCGTCAGATAAAGATACACCTTTGAGTTTGACCTTTGATGCACACGTGATCATTATGTTGGTTAACGTTTAATCTGACTTAATCTCTTTGTTTGCCCAAAAAAACCTCACATGAGACTATATTGTAATTCATGATTGTTCTGTTCCGAACTGTACGAGGAATCATTCGGAGTGACACAGAGATTGAAAAGTGGCTGAAGGCATGTCAGTTGCTGCTTAGCAGCATATACTGATCCCTGGACTGTTATACTGATCCTTGGAGTGGTATGCCGCTGTTACGCCGCTGACACATGACTGTATGTGCCATTTGAGATTGTCATGCTGATGTCAGAAGGCTTATACCTCTGGAACAGTAGTGGTATGCTAGTACCTGAAGACTTGTACCGCTGGATCAGTTGGTATATCGATGCTCAAAGGTTTAAACACTGGATCAGTGTGTCGATGCAGGACACCATATGGTGCTGAAGCAGAAGAAGTGTGTCGATATTAGGCGTGCAGTGTTGGCTGGATCAAGACAAGTCATCTATTTCTTCATTAGTGACTTATTCCAGCAATTGTTCCAGGGTGCAATTGAAGGCACGTGAAGTAgttacacacagacactaacaagtcagcatgttagttagacagacacaaaacaagtcgGATAGGGTACAATCGACTAAATAGACTAAAATAAGaaattttacagtatttacatgagGTGCAAAGTAAGCATTGAGGTAGGTTGGGTTGTGCATTAAGAGCCAGATGCAAGTTAGTGTAAATGTGcaaatctgaaaaatgcagTAGAGAGGGAGGGGATGTGGGAAATGCAGTGGCAATTCATtggatgattttcttttatgcctaaacaaatgaataaactaaacttgttttcatgactgaataaactccaAAAATACATAGTGTCCCCTTTAATACaagaaaagtcaaacatttttttaaaaagtttaatcTTTTTTGGGTAAGTTATTAATGCAatttataatgaaataaaaaaaacaactaatgcATCAACTACTGGCAGCGATACAACATTTCAGATCATTTAAAGACACTTTATAGCAGTTTAATAATAGTTTGGACCATGGATGCATTATATATCAGCAGATACATTTCCATACTTCATACTGATTTACCAGCAGCAAATTCTGCCCCACGAGTACAAAAACTTGAAAACACTGTAGCTTAAGAACTGGAACCatttgtgcaggtttttttcACATCAGGTTGGTGCCGGTGATGCCTGCTGCTAACAGCACAGCCCACAGGTTTGCAACAGCGGTGGCCACAGCACCATTAAAGGCCTTGTCGTGGGCGTAGGTGATGATGTGCAGGGCTCCGCTGTAGGCCTCCTCGCACGTGGGCCGGATCTGGTCCTCGGGAAGCTCGAAGCCAAATGTCCCGTTGTCTCTCAGCTCGAAGGTGAAGGAGAAGGGGATCCCAGAAAAGCGAGCCCAGTCTCTAGATGAACCTGAGTTGGGATCTGTAGAAAGATGGTTACGGTTATCACCTTTTCATATGTAATATccactttattttattactttaacCCCTTCCATTGTCTGTAATCAGCAGTGATTTGCGGACTTACATAATATATTTGGCGAAGTTCCTACTTTGTAGTGTTTCCCGTGAACCTTCTTAATggcctctgctgcagccagaCCAACGTCCATCTGTGGAACCAGACATTTAAAACCATTAATCATCCAAATATATGTAATGATAAATATATATGGTGTATCtgtactgcatttttttgttacttaGCTGCCAACTTGCACATGGACATCAATACTGGAGAATTATTTTTGTGCTTCTGAAATAGCCATACTTTGGTTTATATGGACcgtttactgtatgtgtatatggACTTTAATTCCTACCCTGGTGCTAAACCCATAAATTTATAATCACTTAATGTAAACGAtttctgtcagtgattttttGGCCAATTAGTTTCAAGAAATTGTAGTGCAATATACCCATGCCATAAGGATTCATAGACACTTTTTATCCTAATATTTGCCTAGAATTCAGCGTGTGAATTCtcagaaacatgtaaaatattcatCACTGTGTTTGCAGATGTAAATACCAGCTCGTCATAGTTGGGGGCGGTGAAGTTGGGGTGTCCGTAGGGAACCAGGAGCAGCTGGCCGTAGGAGTGGATAGTGAGGAAACACAGGAACTCGTCGATCCGGCTTCCTACAAAATAAGTGACAGCCGCGGCCTCGGGCTCAGACACGGGTTGGCTCCCCGGGAagatctgactgcagcagttaAACGATACCCCGATAGCTGAAAAGATGAGCAAAAGTAATAGATTGATCTTTATCAAATGTAGTTGTGACACCACTTCTTCACTTAACTGTTTACTAAAAGACTCAGCTTCATATGCTGAAAGCTCAGAAACTGTCCTACATCTctaataaaaatgtacatagGTTTAAAGCTGTATTAACCtatttttggccacttgggggcggcaaaaacaagcagtgaacacattttgttagcaaacagtttcctaatCCAACAGATGCAGAGCAATATTATCATTCATTTAGATTCTTGTGACAAGCTGGATTTTataagtccaatattcactcacttttgatgtttttgatcACAAACTTGAAAAAAGAAGCTTCTGTGAACTTACCTGGGAATTTTCCTTAATCATGagtataaatatttaaacactttGGCGATTGTTGCACTGGATACCTAAGAACTTGTACAGCTCTACTTCATTGTCATACAAGTTGTTCATGTTTGGTTGCCAGGGTCTCAAATCCTGTTTAAGGGCATCATAAAACTCCGGCTGTGTCCAAATTCAACTGTAAAAGCTCTAATTGGATATCTTTTATGATTATCAAAGCAACATGGTACATAAATAGGAAGATGTTGATCCACAATAACACTCACTTCCCCAATTGGCGTCAAAGTTGCGGTTGAGGTCAGTTCCGAgacagctgcagtctgaaggTCCTGGTGACCTGTTCTTCCTCCACAGTCGTGTCTAAACGGGTCAAAATGATCAGTCAGTTAATCAACTGGTTCTGATTATTCTCTCAGTCTGGTAATGAATAAACTGGGGGCACTTAACATTTATCTGCACACTGAAATGCTGCCTCAGATTGCAGTTATgattatttttccattcatcTAATTTTTCCAAATGAGATGATTTTGTACTCGGGCCATGAGAGCATCAGAAATCAATTTATTCTCTGATTGAGTTGTAAGATCATTTTAACATAACTGCCGTTGCTTTAATAGACTCAGATCATTCTCTCATTTCCTTCTTGAGGCACAATTGAGGGCCCTATAAGAGTAATTGGATAAATATTCATCAAATATAAGCACTGACCGAGCTATTCAACCAGGAGTAGATGTACCCGTCTATGTTGAGCACAGGGGTGACGTAGAAGtccatgtttttcatcatgtcGGCCATTTTTGGGTCTGTTTTGTATGCTTGCAGGATCTGATTTGAGAGAGCAGGTGAAAACATCAGGGTTAGATTGATAAAGTGTATTGGAAGGATGATAAATCATCATCCTCTTGTTTTTCCCTCAGAAAACCAGTTTGGacactcaaaaaaataatttcctctTTGTTAATTAATGATAAATGTCTCTTACCTGACTGACAAAATACTGACAGAAGGCTGGGGCGATCCATTCCCTGGCATGTATACCACAGTCCATCCAGatagctttctttttctctccagtgttcACTCCAATCTGGAAGACAAATTAGGTGCTTAAAACATTAGTACGCTCCAGTATCCCTCTGGTATTTGTcaatttctgttgttttggtttACAGCTGTTGCCATCTTagtttttggagccagaagggACCACGTCTGGACAAGAGAGTGGAGCTTGGGACGATATCCTGATtgaatctgactgagaacctgagGACGCGCCATGGGAGCAACTTGTCAAGTACAAGGTAGCCACAGCCTGAAGCATGCCctgctttatcatctattttaatCTAAATAGGACcataaaaattgaaaatcacGGTTTATTAAAGAGGACTTTAAACCAGCAATTGAAAGCATCAACTTAATAGGGGACTGTTTAATCAGGTAATAAATCAGGTGAGAGGAAGGGTCATTGTCTGGTAAGCTTACATTCAATCAGACTTCTTTCCTTAaaaaaccagtggagtcgccccctgctggctatcagaaagaaagcagcatttgctttgcttttcagATCTGGACTTTTTGTCCACATTTAACAAAGTCGATGTTTTTACCTTGAGCAAGCTAATAACCCTCTTCTCATAGGTCTGTCCGTATTGCACTAAGGTCACAACATCAGGGTTTTCCTTGACAGTCTGCTCCATCCAGTCGCTGATCTGTTGTGAGGAGCACAGTTACACATCTGAGTATCTGTATAACTGTGTAGTGATCTCAGTAAGGTGGGAGAGCAGTGGTCCGGCCTTCTTACCTCGTTCATGGGATGGTATCTGTAGTAGTCATATGCTCTGTTGAATACACACCGAAATACAATTAATGACATCATTGACATAACAAGGTGCTTTGACTTTATGTTATAAGCCCTTAAGTTCAAACTAAATACATAATCAATTAGGTAATCTTTATTCAGAGTTGCTTCATACAGACGTACTGTTCTGCTTATACAGTGGCTGAGCAAATGGGTCTGAATTAAAGTGATCTGTAAATCCAGCTGATTTAGTCACATTTCAGGGGATGAATGAAATAAAGTGGAAATTAAAAATCCCTAACTGATGATCTATTAAGTTGTAACTTCATCATTTGTCGATGGTTAACAACAGGAATCCAAGAATGCATTAGTCATTTATTAAGTACTCTTATAATACAACTTTTTACAGCTTATTTCACGTATGCAGTACAAATTGGGAAATAAGCCTGTTGACTATCTTGCTGTGATTTTGATGAGAAGTATCACTCTCACAGTTTTGCACTGGGTGATGGTTAGCTTATTGTAGTGAGACTGGGAGCAGGAAAACAGCATGCATCGCTTTGTCCAAgggtaaaaaaaatactgccaGCACCTCTTAAGCTCACAGTGAACACAGTGTTCTTCAACTTGTTTGTGAAAATTAACCTTCGATTTTATCACATGATAATTTCTGCCAGTAAGATCAacaggaggagagcgagagaaacTCTCAGGCTGGTCGAGAGAAGAGTTTTACTGTTGAGCCTGTGTTTCAGCTACGTTAACATGCTGTTGAGTCTCGCTTACACATATTTTGTGTACAGATTTTGTATCAATCTTTTAACAAACTCTTgataaaaaaagtttaaaaaaatacattatttggTTACAAAGTAACTGCTACTACATTATGCTACTGAATGGTTAAACAAAGCCATCATTATGTGATTTAATGAagaaaactcacctctccactGTGGCTGCTCCCATCGCTGAAAGCAGCACTGCAAGGCTCAGTACTACAGAGTTGAGCATCGTCACTTTGTGAGAGTAAACTCCTTGTTTGCAAGTGTGAAGTGTTAGTGAGCCGACCTTGGGGTGGTGCAAGCTTTTATAGAAGGGATCCGCCAGATAAAGATATACCTTTGACTCAGACACAGCACAGGCTGCGCACACATGATCGTCATGTTGGTTAATGTTTAATCCGACATAATTACTTTACATGCTTTAGAATTAAcgcatttattattatattggcCCATTACTTAGTAGTTCTGCTCATCATAAATACCAAATAAATTCACATGAAACCATTATGTAATTCGTGACTGTTTTGATCGGAAGTGTGTGAGCAGCCATTACAGcagtgttttcctcattttGGTCTGGAAATCTTTAATTAAGAGACTGCCGCCTGTGGAACGGCAGCTCCTACCAGCCGCTTTAGAGGAGATGTAAATGGTCAGCGGTTGTATAAATAATTAGTCCTTGAGCATACAGTCATAAATGcgcacagtaaaaaaataagcGTTCGGGTCCAGCAGTATGTCAGAGATTAGCtgcacacacatggacacaaatACATTTGGCCAAACCCATTGTCCTCTCAAGGTTTACACCTGGGTGGAATAATAAGAGGGAGAAGATTAGATAAGTTAGGCGACATTAAGTCAACGACGGGAAAGGAAGAAATGATGAGATTAATGAAAGAGAGCAAAGGGCTAAACACTACTGGGCCATAAACGCACTTCACGTGTTTAGTTAAATAAAGCAACATGAGTTTGGGTGGCTGGTTCCATGTCAGTAAAAGTCACCTCATGGTGGTCTTCAAATTCTGCTTTTTGGTGCCAAATTCACCACTTCAGCACTGCAGCACACCAAGATAGCCTCTGATGCAGTCCTCATATTCTTTTTtagtgcacttttttttttttttgttgctgtgaaagGCTATCCAGTTCTCCCGCTGATTGTAAACAAGCTTTTGTGGCTGCTGTGAGAGTCTTGAAACACATTACCTCTTGCGTGCCCTGGAGATTTTATCCAGGAAAGACAAAGCATACATTTTAATCACTTAATGTAATAGTGCTCAGTGGTTGTTTCCTCAAGTTTACACAAACAGAGGTGAGAAAATTCATAAGATCTATACAAAGTGAGCATTTTAAATGATGCAGAGGAAGAATGACTTTAATTGTGTTTACTGAATACGCTGTGTCACCGTCATCTGAATATACAGCAAgcaatctgtttgtttgtctgtctgtaatTCACATATctcaaaaaacattcatcataCCTGCTTCATACTTAGCAATTTTGTCGCTAAAGACCAAATGTGCCAGATCACGGCACTTtcaatattaattattttttttaaaaagtaaacagcaAACCCTGCTCGGTGCAGCAGATGGGGTGGGGCTTCAGTTCTCTAGCCTCATGGCTGTGCAGACTGACGGGCTTACACGTGATCCTTCTCATGAGATCTCACGGGGGTTGTCTATTCTGTTCACCACGATATGGAGGTGAGATTTCAAGGTTCTGTCAACAGTAGCATGCTCGCCAGTGTTAGCCTCAAGGCTACAATATTTGCCGTTGCTGCTGTTGGGGTCCAGCTTGAAAAGTACAGGTGTAATAatcctgatttatttatttatttgatattatcTGCCAGGGGGGTTTAGGGTCCGAAATAGAATATTTGtctatttatgtctttattagTGTATTATCACCTGTAAATAATAGCTGCTTTTGTTATGTTATAATGGGCCTTTTAtatttctacagtagcccacaATGaataaaccaaacactggctccagAGAAGGCCTTTCCTATTGTTCCTTCcctttttgtacatttttagtGGCCACCGTAAGGAATGGCAAGACAAGGAGTATTAAGTTGGTTG
This genomic interval from Acanthopagrus latus isolate v.2019 chromosome 24, fAcaLat1.1, whole genome shotgun sequence contains the following:
- the LOC119015170 gene encoding carboxypeptidase O-like, with the translated sequence MLNSVVLSLAVLLSAMGAATVERAYDYYRYHPMNEISDWMEQTVKENPDVVTLVQYGQTYEKRVISLLKIGVNTGEKKKAIWMDCGIHAREWIAPAFCQYFVSQILQAYKTDPKMADMMKNMDFYVTPVLNIDGYIYSWLNSSTRLWRKNRSPGPSDCSCLGTDLNRNFDANWGTIGVSFNCCSQIFPGSQPVSEPEAAAVTYFVGSRIDEFLCFLTIHSYGQLLLVPYGHPNFTAPNYDELMDVGLAAAEAIKKVHGKHYKVGTSPNILYPNSGSSRDWARFSGIPFSFTFELRDNGTFGFELPEDQIRPTCEEAYSGALHIITYAHDKAFNGAVATAVANLWAVLLAAGITGTNLM